The genomic DNA TTCACCACCAAGTTTACAGTTTAGCTGGATGCCAATTTTGGTGCATACACTCATTAGCATATTCTTCTTTGAGATGGTTCGGCCAACAATGACCTGGGATGgaactgaaataaataacaGGAAAACAACTAAAAATCCAAACTTCCGCCAAGAATTGGTGGTTAGACATACTTTAATTAAATCAACCAGCAACATAAGGAGGCATTAATAGCCTTACGGCTTAAAATAGAGAGGCTGTAGTCCACTTCCATTGTTGGGTTGATAAATGACATACCAGGCACCAGACTCTGAAAAAGTAGGTAGCTGTGAAAAGTTCATACAGGgccaaaaagtaaaaagtaacaatttttgACCAGAGTAACTAGCGACATGTTATCAAGTGGCCAGTGGAAATCCAACAGTCACCGGCTTGTTTTTAAATCCCTCATAAACAAAGTATGATTAACACACTTATCACATGCAGGGCAAAATTATTGAATGCTGATTGGACAGAGGGCATTCTTTTCTTAATCATGATGGAACTTTTGGTAATCAAGAGGGAACAATTACCTGATGCTGATTGAGCCTTTTTGCTGTTTGcaacaataattattgattgcaatttaaatgaatgaagCAGTGTAATGTTGTTGACTGTATTTTAGAAGAAAATGTTCATTGAATTTATTGGTAAGTTATGCTTCTTTTGACGTTTGTAGCAGTATCGAAAGGGCTTCATTCCTTGGACATGGTGCAGGAAGCAATTccctaaaaatattttccccttaatgtgataaacaagtaattgcAAATGCCTTGGGCCATTACGTATAAGATTCTCTTATAATTCCAAGGTTTTCCCAAAAATGCCCTTGTCAGGGCCCATGCAGTTACATGCACATATAAATCAAAGACCTGTCTGATAAACCCAGAGAAACAGAACACTTGATGTTCTCGACTGAAACTGGttttatttaaatcattaaaaactATTTCCACCAAAGACAGTTACAAAATTTACCTGGGGTTTCCAAGCAACACAACTTCTTAATGGCATCGTAGCGGTCTTTGCGGTTTGTTGTCAAAATAGTTACTACCATCTGAAGTGAATCACTGAAGTTACCTTTAATGGCCTCTAGGTAACTTTCAGTTCTGTCATTATTGAGCTGGCATctaaagaaaagtaaagaatAAATTGTGACCACTAAAAAAATACACTTTATGCCTTAACTGACTTGCAAGGCTTAAAGCTAATTGTTCCATCCATTACCAAAGTTTTGCAGAACCAGTATCAATTGCTGGCCAATGGCTATGGAAAACATAGAGAGGATCTAGGTTGCcactgttgtttttattaaaaaaaaaaaccatacatGAAATTTATACACTGAGAAGTCTCAAAGTAATTTTGATGTATTTATTGGAAAGTCACATTTTAATGTGAGAGAGATagagaaaaaattgtcaagGGAGGGTGAAAAAAGGACACCTTAAGAACTATTCTCTATAAGAATCAAAGGTCTtagaggaaatgaaaattttctacATTTTCTCCATTAAATTCTGCATGCtgttaggcactcagggggatTTACAAAATGCCCTTGTTAAAGGTTGCTGCACTCATGTTTGCCATAGCAGCAATGACTGCCCACTTGCAGTCATTGCCAATAAAACAATGGTATGTGGAAAGCTATTCTGCAGCTATTCTTCATCCAATTGGGAATGCTTTGGCAGCTTAAAGAAttcagtttggaaaaaagtttttgtaaataactcaagtgcatttcaattttttacaaaaatgtttttcagaaaCTGTagttaaaataaatactttgttTGAGgtgaacaacaaaaaaacttggCAACATTTGGCCCAcgaagaaaagaacaaaaaaaaaaccccctTTATGAACTGACcataaggaaaaaataaactgacaaacaacaatcaaaatgcagttaatCTTACATTCATTTAAAACTATGAACTCTGAAAACTTCCAAGAGGCTAGAATGGAGATCAAAACTTACTTCAAAGGTGGCTATTTTGACATTACAGCCCAAACTCATACACAGTTGTGACCAACATCTTAAACACAAATTGAGACTTACTCAACAGATTTTGAGACTTTGATGCCCATTGGACCGCAAACCTTGTTCAAAGTTTGTGCAAAATCTTTTGCATTTCCACTGTCCCTGCTGCTGTATATAAGAAGCCAGCTGTCCAGATTTACAGTGCTTTGAAGTGGATTTCCTCGCATTTCCCTTGACCAATCAGCAGTCTTTGGATCATACgaaaactgaaagcaaaatgaaaaattacattaaatcaTGAACTCTGAATAGAAATAAAGCTCTACCTGGAAAACTTCTTGACAGcaaaaaataactcaaactCATAAAACAACTTACACTCTTACTCTTCTGGAAAATCTTTTCTGGAGGAAGAACTCTTCCTGACATCTGAAGAGTCCTTTTCTCAAACTGCAACGAAAACCCAATTATGATATTACTGGAGGAAAGCAGCAGCTGCACACATGTAAACTTACATTAATGTTTTTATAGGTGTTGATATTGCCAGTCAGCTACTAACAGATCACTTGCCTATTGCCCTTCTTTCAGGTCAACAAATGAATGGCTAAGGACTAACCACAATAACTTTACTCTACTAGTAAAGGTTTATGGTgtttataaataaacaaaatactAGAGTTGCTTGTAGAGATGGAGGAGAAATTCCTTATCTATCCATGCTTATGTATTCATTCTACTTAATGAAAAACGTGAAAGATGAAGATGTTAAGATGTACATCTATATGCATTTGGCTGTCATGTGGTTGAAATTGTTTCACAGAAGGTGCAATGGAGGGATTTTGTGCAATTTTACCAAACTCTGCATCAAGTGACCATTTATTATAAATCAACCCACTGACTCCTTAATAGTATTCTGCATACCTTTGCTTAAATTGAAATTGATgagacaagaaaaacaaacacattgcACAGTAAATAACCAtatattgtctttttttaagaataacTCTAAAAAAACTAGACCAGTCAAATTTTTCAGGTAATCAAGCTAAATATTTACCATCTTTTTATAGCCAACTTTTATCTTGTTCATACAGTAAGCAGCATGCATCAATCAGGAACCTGATGACTGTGTCCTTCACCCGAATGCTTTCCATAATTCAGTGGTAGCATGGGTGAACTTGAGCACCCTTAGTCAGGAGTTATTCTTTTTAGAGGgactctattttttttattttaatttttttaaagcgaTCTTTATTGTAGAGTGAAAACATCTTACTTTTACATTTAATTACAAAATTATCACTTTCTTGAAATGGCTATAAGCTTACCTCTAAATTCCATCCAGACAATTCTGCTGATGCATCTGGATTACTTTATGAGGAAAAATGATCAACAATTACTAAAATGTGTCACTAAAGGGCTCAAGGCTGTTTAATTACACATACCAAAAACCATTTAATtaaacatttgtattttttcaatttcattcagGAACACACTAGTAAAACTGAATCTATTTCCATTGAAACTGATCTAATAagacattaaaataaatttagatAATCAATTCAATCTCAAGAAATGCCAGGATATTAGAATACTCACATGATTTATAATAATTGCCTGCATCTTCCAACACTACACAACTTTGACATGGCTCTTTCTTTTGCAATTTAAAGCAATTTCTACATCTAAAATAACTGTTTTCTGATAACTTGGTTTTTATCTGCATTCAAAATACTTAGATGGAAagataaaatgtgtttttacaAATCAACCTAAACCGGGGTTTCCCAAGATAGggctgtttaaaaaaaaaattgatatcctTAATGTCTGATgtaaataatttcttttaaaggaGAGGCTGTACGACTGAAacagacccccccccccccccaaaaaaaaaaaaaaaaaaagccatgcCCTGTTTCTGGGAAGAAGTTTACTAACACATTACTGCCACTTCCGAGCCAATTTTCCTGTAAAAGGACTTACACATGAACTCAATATGGTTAACCCTGtgaaagattttatttcattgagaaaaatttaaagccTTTTTGAGAGACTAAAATGACAAAACAATAAGGCTTTATGTTTTGGCCCCACTTAGTCAGGTTAGCTCAAGCTATTAGGGTTAAAATGACTTGGATAACAGCCCAAACCATTTTTCTGTCCAAGAATATATCCTGATTTGCTATCATTATAATTTTGGAGggcaatgaaaaaaattatatgccAATTACATGGGGTGTGGAAGCTTCGAACTGACTGATATATAAGAACTGAGAAAGATTTCAACAAAACAGTTTGAAATatgcaaaaatatattttagcctACAAAATGCACCCACAGTACCAACAAAGTCATAATAGGGTGTTTTCATTCCAAGAAAAGGACATTTATTGTCAGCAAACTTCACCTGTCATGATACCTGCATAAAACATTTCACAAGGAGAAATGCACACCCTGACTTACACAACTACATCAGATGTACCTGCTTATTGTGTCAATAAACGTCATCAAGGACTTGTTGCGTGCCATAGGATCTACACGGGTGTGAACTGCCAGATCCTTCATCATACTGAAATCATTACGCATCTCATCGGTTAGCCCtattaaggaaaaattacaaaagagtTTTCTATATTAAAACCATGGGCCATCATACTACAActataaaaaagaaagatgttcAACCTGGGCCAGTGGGGACAAAATAATATATAAACTATAAACTGTTGAAGGGAGATTAATTTCCATTTAAAACTAAGAACACATGGCAATGCTAGGAAAAAACATTATGGGGGCgaaggaaataataataattataagaataataataTCAGAGCTTGCAGTGTGCACAGTGTAGCCCCATGATTATAGAAAATAGTAACCcatcaagtaaaaaaattaggACTTATGACCATACGACCCACCATACAAGGTGCAACTTTCAGCATGCCAGGCCAACTGCATTGTGGTCACTATTTCAGCCATTACATAATGGAAGGGTGAAAATGATAGTGAACAGGGTGAGCAATTTCTACAATTCTCTCTTCAGTTAACTATCACAGGGTTTCCTTTATTCACTCAAAAAATCGCCGTTTGTTGAAGATGTGTACTTTccaaaaactgaattaaaatgaGATGGATGTCAGTCATTTTCATGTTTACATAAGTCTGACGCAGTATcatgattttgacaatattgtcatgaGAGAACctgtcaaacatctgagaattgAAGACCATAAAACTTCAGGAAATGctttgtctcacaaaacatggagccaaTTTCCCTTTGCACAACATTTCGAGGCATACTGGATGCTCaggttatgatgaacatgcttgcaGTTCAATAATTTTCTCCTAATGCTGTAACCTAAAGAATTGATCTCTGAAATTGATTGTCAGTACATTTTGCACGAAGCATCTGAGCAGTGATCATGTATTCAAACAGGGATCTGGCAAATTGAGCTCACAAGCACACTGGTGTGCACATGGTCAAAGTAAATAATTGTTGCCTTAAAGTTTCGAATTCAAGAGCAAGAATTCACGAGTcagtttctgtaaccttccCAGATATATTCTGGTGAATTCATTGAGTTAAAATGTCagaatttcataagtgattatAAACTCTAAATTTGTTGAGAAACTATCGTTAAAGCACATTTTGGGAAGTTTTGTTAACCTTCAGCTGAAGATAGCTGTAAAAAGGAGTGAACTAGACTGATATGTGACCACTTAATGCACAACGCTATAATATAAATGCCttaggttaaaaaataaaaataagagagTTGTGCAGACCAAATCTTACTTTTTATCCTCCTCTGGATATTTACCTATAACAGTCACTATCAGTAAAAAATAGCAGGTTTAAACTCAAATTTAATATGacttttctttataattttctgCTCTTATAACAGGAGGCTGAAGCATTAGAGAAAAATGGCTGAGAAAGCAGTCATGCCTGGCAACTTCAAAAGAagatataatatataataattaaatatataataaataatacaatTCTGGTGTTTTGGTTTTACTGACTCACTTTTCTCATGCATATACTCTTCAATTGACTGGTGATGTCTTaactcaaagttttttttaaccaactttcctttcaacttttatttattttcccacaccaaaattatcagtcaccCTCAATAGGATAGAATTTCcactgatgctgacatcatacactatatctaaagaagaaaacagtcaccatcttgaaaatttgttcaaaacatCTGTAACAACAACAAAGGTCCTCAGCTGCTTGAAAATACCACTGACTAATATGCATGTTGATTGCTTTAAAAGTTATGAGAACATTGTCCCTTGGTTCCAGACCCCATCAACTCTCCACCCTCCTAAATCACCTTGAAGAACCCATTTGACAGCttgtgctgaagagttttattacagttttaatTACAACAAAGGGCAGGAAAATAAACTAAGAAGAGCTTCACTTtcaggcttggctaaatctatacatTAATAAAAACTATTATACAAGAGGCAATCTCACATTAAGTGGATTTCAGATTGGCCCTGTAAAAGATGCTTGAGGATGAATGAGAATAGATAAATGACCAACATAATCTACCCAAACAACAAAAAGGAGGAGCTAACACTTAATTGCATCAATTTTTAGAACTAGTAAGGTAATGTTATTGTCATTATAACATTACTAGTGTACATTTTCACTGGTTTCTTATTTGAGAGAGTGTCACCTGTTAAGAAGCACAATTCTGGTACCAGAAGAAGTTCACCACTGGGGATTCTGGTCTTCTGTCCTGGCTataaaagggaaattttgtgCAAAAGATTATAATGCAAGAGAGAATTAAAAAGCAGTAAAGTTCCTTCTAAAAGCCTTTAATACAAAGGCAATGGCTCTTCACTAGTGGAGGCCTAGCTGCCTATCAAGGGAATAATTTTATTATCTAGCTGGCCGAGTGCATTTTAGGCCATGACTGCCTGCTTTAACTATTTCTTGGCAACCTCTGGTGTATGCCACAAAAACTAGAGAgggaacaaaaacaaactcaccTCTCTCTTCAGACGGCTAACAAGTAGTGGCTGTTCCATATCTGTGATTTCCTTGTCGTAAGTCTTCAAATAAGCACACATTACTTAAACCACCTTGAGATATCATAAAACACCCTGATATTCAggtagaataaaataaaactaaaaaagttattaaagGTATTTAACAATAAGTATCAAAACTGTACCTCTTGGTAATATTCCACGTAGGTGATGTCTCTTTCTACTCCCTTGAACCTTCCATGGAAGGTGTTGGTTGGGAATATTTCCCAATTTATGTCATCAATGCGGTATGTCTTGTTGTTGTACCTGAAATGAGGAATGCAAGTAAAGTTTAGCAAATTGAAGACACCATGTATTTCCTGGTAATTTGAAAGTGTTATCTTCTCCCAAACACGAGGCTTTACCCAATCAGACACAAATTGATGATGTCACCATTGACAATTATTTGCTGTTTATCATCACACTAGTACATTCTATGTTGCCATAGGTCTGTTCAGTGGCAGATTACAGAAGCACTTATGACCTAAGCTCATATTCCCGGGGCTATCACCCCTTGAAAGTGACCTGACCACTTCCATATATGGTTGACATTAGGCAATATGCAAACTGTATAGGGCAGATTTACACCTTACTAACACAATGACACCTGAAAAGCTTTCAGCTTTCagattttctttgcaaaaaataaaggaatgataaaccaaaaaaaaattgactttcgCACCAACAATTGAATACCGCAAATTTGTTGTTCCTTTTTAGGGTTCCCTTTGTGTCTTACCTTCAAcccaaaaatatttattttcccaAGCCAAAAAACATTTTACTACTTAAAATGCTCAcataaatcagtttgtttcagGCTGCTACAGTATGTACAGTATATTATGGCTAATTCATTCATCGAAGCTGTTGTAATGGAATTACCTCAACATTGATTCAGTACATCTGCTTCACTTGATAAGAAAAAGTTGTTACAGACATTGAATGTGACTAATCAAtgtttacaaagaaaagaatggACCAGGGAATCAAGTCtacacaataaaaaaatctgaattatCTAGGTTCAACTGCTCACGGAATCACTGTGAATTGTTTCACAATACCTTGTCAGAACAATTTGGCCTACAAGCTTCTTTGTGGCCTCCATGTGGAAATTCCCTCTCTGACCCATGCGTTCATATAGCTCATAAAGATACTCTAAAACAGTTGTAGTTCTCAGTACTTTATGTGAAACATCTGCAGACAAGAGAATGTCTGTCTCATATGGCAAGATTGAGGTAGAATAACCAGGCCAAAGTTGCAACCtaggtaaaattaaaattgatttgaGCAATCAACAGCACCTTAATACTCAAGTGTGAAACTTACACAAGCAACTACATTAAATTCAgattgtcatatttttttttttaaaattcttagaGAAAACTTCAATTAACATGCACTACACCTGCTTACCCAAACTTCGGAATTTCAATTGGCTTTGAAATGTTGTAATAATTTCGCCCTACTTGCTGCATACCAATGTCCTTTAGAATCCTGCAGGAAACAGATATTTGTCACAATCAGTTTTTAAAAGCTCTCACATTCACTACACCATGCCAAAAACCTGGTTCAAGACCTGTTGCATTGGTCAgccaatatttttcattttcagtatcTTGAGATCTTGTCAATTATTCAAGCTTCACAAGTGGATTTTCAAAGTTGCTATAAACAAGTTTCTACAATAATAAAGGGTTTCCTCACATGACTGAACTTCAACCAATAACTTGTTTAAGTTTcgtttcatttcatcacattGTGGACAATATACTAGCtcaagtaaaaacaaaacatacaaacaaacaaaacaacatcaaaGCCAAACAAATCCATGGAAAACTTAACAAACCTTCGGAAAATTATATTGTATAACTGCAGCATAGATGGAGAACCTGGTTCAACTTCATTTGTAAACGTTATGGTCATCTGGACAACATCTCCTTGTGGCCGGGTAATGTTGCACCttgtttcaatttctgaaaGGCGTCTTGGCAAATAAAGAATCATGCCATCAAATGCACGAACTGGCCCGATAAGATCACGCTGGCTGGAAAGTATAGCAATCCGAGCACGTTTTGCCTCAACCTCCGGATTGAAGCTCACATTGTACTGGTAAACTCCAAAATTTGTTGTGGTTCTTAGTTTGAAGTGGTTGGTCACC from Pocillopora verrucosa isolate sample1 chromosome 2, ASM3666991v2, whole genome shotgun sequence includes the following:
- the LOC131799549 gene encoding piwi-like protein 1, which codes for MTGRARGRSRGRGRGGGEASRPGDGAQQVAPVVGRGRSRGPPPGQVPQQQRPVAPPIEAMAGMSMKEQRPRVQSTSGAQEQRPPRLSRDVDDNVNTKPAHLIDKKGNTGSSIDLVTNHFKLRTTTNFGVYQYNVSFNPEVEAKRARIAILSSQRDLIGPVRAFDGMILYLPRRLSEIETRCNITRPQGDVVQMTITFTNEVEPGSPSMLQLYNIIFRRILKDIGMQQVGRNYYNISKPIEIPKFGLQLWPGYSTSILPYETDILLSADVSHKVLRTTTVLEYLYELYERMGQRGNFHMEATKKLVGQIVLTRYNNKTYRIDDINWEIFPTNTFHGRFKGVERDITYVEYYQETYDKEITDMEQPLLVSRLKREPGQKTRIPSGELLLVPELCFLTGLTDEMRNDFSMMKDLAVHTRVDPMARNKSLMTFIDTISSNPDASAELSGWNLEFEKRTLQMSGRVLPPEKIFQKSKSFSYDPKTADWSREMRGNPLQSTVNLDSWLLIYSSRDSGNAKDFAQTLNKVCGPMGIKVSKSVECQLNNDRTESYLEAIKGNFSDSLQMVVTILTTNRKDRYDAIKKLCCLETPVPSQVIVGRTISKKNMLMSVCTKIGIQLNCKLGGEAWAVEIPMKRTMVIGIDTYHDSLQKGRSVGGFVASTNATLTKYYSRVTFQHTGMELIDGLKTLMTAALKKYRDLNGGLPDRIIVYRDGVGDGQLKTVVNHEVPQLKASFKDLPTDYSPKFAVVIVKKRISARIFHQTSVDALSNPPPGTVVDSVITKKQWYDFFCVSQSVRQGTVSPTHYNVIEDSTGLLPDHFQRLTYKLTHLYYNWPGTVRVPAPCQYAHKLAFLVGQSLHKPPHIELAEKLFFL